A stretch of Imperialibacter roseus DNA encodes these proteins:
- a CDS encoding GNAT family N-acetyltransferase — protein sequence MALFTFWRGDVHAAPGTTNNLSIQKEWDTTTLATLMKLEPQAIARRFQEGNEAWVVRLEAEHVSFGWLGRGRVRIGELSREVDVPQGNAYLWNFRTLEAYRGRGYYVQLLRTMVEAEAAISHRLWIISAPENQSSYNGIMKAGFQPVGDLMFDHKNEVVLQAGFVDERTQAGAELIQVPINATAVRPCWRCASKAMKKEAACDCYENQRPCCCNNQGLQANATGGQTANNL from the coding sequence ATGGCACTATTCACATTTTGGCGTGGCGACGTCCATGCAGCTCCGGGCACCACGAACAACCTCTCGATACAAAAAGAGTGGGACACAACCACCCTGGCTACGCTGATGAAGCTGGAGCCACAGGCAATTGCCCGAAGGTTTCAGGAGGGAAATGAAGCCTGGGTGGTGAGGCTGGAAGCTGAGCATGTTTCGTTTGGCTGGCTTGGGCGTGGCAGGGTGCGAATTGGAGAGCTTTCCAGGGAGGTTGACGTGCCCCAAGGCAATGCCTATCTGTGGAATTTCAGAACACTGGAGGCGTACCGTGGCAGGGGCTACTACGTACAGCTGCTGCGCACGATGGTGGAGGCCGAGGCAGCCATCAGCCACCGGCTGTGGATTATTTCGGCTCCGGAGAACCAAAGCTCCTACAATGGCATCATGAAGGCCGGGTTCCAGCCCGTTGGCGACCTGATGTTCGACCACAAAAATGAAGTGGTGCTGCAGGCCGGGTTCGTGGATGAAAGAACCCAGGCCGGTGCCGAGCTGATTCAGGTGCCCATCAACGCTACTGCGGTGCGCCCGTGCTGGCGGTGTGCCAGTAAGGCCATGAAGAAGGAGGCAGCCTGCGATTGCTACGAAAATCAGAGGCCGTGCTGCTGCAATAATCAAGGCCTGCAGGCGAATGCGACCGGCGGACAGACAGCTAACAATTTGTAA
- a CDS encoding DUF6010 family protein — MTGAIIGISLGLLIILSTAFIKSLDKPTFYGLILSGIAFLYVGFTWTDLTAGVTSGLQVIFFVLFTYYGLKTNLYVLGIGYFLHGLWDMAYPYFLSSSLLPPQYDAFCISIDFVMGFYLVAVQYRLRNKLRL; from the coding sequence ATGACTGGTGCAATAATTGGAATTTCCTTAGGGCTATTGATCATTTTATCAACGGCCTTTATCAAGAGCTTAGACAAGCCGACTTTCTATGGATTGATTCTGTCTGGCATTGCCTTCCTGTATGTCGGGTTTACCTGGACAGACTTAACAGCCGGTGTCACAAGCGGGCTTCAGGTGATATTCTTTGTTTTGTTTACCTACTATGGTTTGAAAACGAACCTGTACGTGCTTGGCATTGGGTATTTCCTTCACGGCCTGTGGGACATGGCTTACCCCTACTTTCTGTCGTCAAGTTTACTACCCCCGCAGTACGATGCTTTTTGCATATCTATTGACTTTGTGATGGGATTTTACCTGGTGGCTGTTCAGTATCGATTAAGAAATAAACTAAGACTTTAA
- a CDS encoding GlxA family transcriptional regulator — MNKIAFIIPPTVELLDLAGPVQVFTEAKFYGFALDLEFFIYQHDPVCTSGLGFGKVAHYSEAQLAEGDYVFIPGMDQNYVMSESFVAEKTFFQWLSACADRGITVCSVCNGAFALGHAGLLNGLECTTHWRRVEALQAQFPQAKVLADRLYVKHRHVCTSAGISAGIDLALSILENLAGALFTQKVARGLVVYHRKSGANQQEGFYLRFRNHINANIHDLQDYLIDNMAGDTSMAKLAAVAGMSPETLRYAFEAATGVTLVDYLTQLRRELAAGA; from the coding sequence ATGAACAAGATAGCATTCATTATTCCTCCCACTGTCGAACTACTGGATTTGGCAGGCCCTGTGCAGGTTTTCACCGAGGCTAAGTTTTATGGCTTTGCTCTGGACTTGGAGTTCTTTATTTATCAGCATGACCCGGTGTGCACTTCCGGGCTGGGGTTTGGAAAAGTGGCCCACTACTCGGAGGCCCAGCTAGCAGAAGGTGATTATGTCTTCATCCCCGGAATGGATCAAAACTACGTAATGAGCGAGTCATTCGTGGCCGAAAAGACGTTTTTCCAGTGGCTCAGTGCATGTGCGGACAGAGGGATTACCGTTTGCTCGGTGTGCAATGGGGCCTTTGCTTTGGGGCATGCGGGTTTGCTGAACGGCCTTGAATGCACCACACACTGGCGCAGAGTAGAGGCGCTACAGGCACAGTTTCCGCAGGCAAAAGTGTTGGCCGACAGGCTGTATGTGAAGCATCGCCATGTTTGCACCAGCGCCGGCATTTCTGCAGGCATCGACCTGGCCCTGTCCATTCTGGAGAACCTGGCAGGGGCCCTGTTTACCCAAAAGGTCGCCAGGGGGCTTGTTGTTTACCATCGAAAAAGTGGCGCCAACCAACAGGAAGGCTTCTATCTCCGGTTTAGAAACCATATCAACGCCAACATTCACGACCTGCAAGACTACCTGATTGACAACATGGCGGGCGACACTTCCATGGCCAAGCTGGCTGCCGTGGCGGGAATGAGCCCGGAAACCCTCAGGTATGCATTTGAGGCTGCCACTGGGGTTACCCTTGTCGACTACCTGACGCAGCTGCGGCGGGAGCTGGCTGCTGGCGCTTAA
- a CDS encoding GlxA family transcriptional regulator, which produces MNIAFIVPPNVELLDLAGPVQVFTEAKFIGYDIGIDFYSYTTAVTSTAGLEFGKIKHFKEARLLPGDFVIIPGMKFEYIESEEFRAEKEFFQWLSDCADRLVNVCSVCDAAFVLGEAGLLDGRECTTHWRRMEALQVRFPRARVISDILFVKSGNVYTSAGISAGIDLALSILEDLKGPHFVHQVARGLVVYHRRSENQSQHSVYLDFRNHINPKIHAVQDYLVDHISGENAIETLASMVAMSPRNLTRVFKEATGTTIVEYLTKLRRENAQTLLHNPDYTVDYIAAQCGFKSARQLQRILK; this is translated from the coding sequence ATGAATATAGCATTTATTGTTCCTCCCAACGTGGAGCTACTGGACCTGGCGGGCCCAGTGCAGGTTTTCACAGAGGCCAAATTCATTGGCTATGACATTGGCATCGACTTCTATTCTTACACAACTGCTGTAACCAGCACGGCTGGGCTTGAGTTTGGCAAAATTAAGCACTTCAAAGAGGCCAGGCTGCTGCCAGGCGATTTTGTTATCATTCCAGGAATGAAGTTCGAATACATTGAGAGCGAGGAATTTAGGGCAGAAAAAGAATTTTTCCAGTGGTTATCCGATTGCGCTGACAGACTGGTCAATGTCTGCTCCGTTTGCGACGCCGCCTTTGTTCTAGGAGAGGCGGGGTTACTCGACGGGCGGGAATGCACCACACACTGGAGACGAATGGAGGCATTGCAAGTCCGATTTCCCAGGGCCAGGGTCATTTCCGATATTCTGTTTGTAAAAAGTGGCAATGTGTATACCAGTGCAGGGATCAGTGCTGGCATCGACCTGGCGCTAAGCATTTTGGAAGACTTAAAAGGCCCCCACTTTGTGCACCAGGTAGCCCGTGGGCTGGTGGTGTACCACAGGCGAAGTGAAAACCAAAGCCAACATAGTGTTTACCTCGATTTCAGAAATCACATCAACCCAAAAATCCATGCCGTTCAGGATTATCTCGTAGATCACATTTCCGGAGAAAACGCCATAGAAACGCTCGCCTCTATGGTGGCCATGAGCCCGAGAAACCTCACCCGGGTATTTAAGGAAGCCACCGGCACGACTATCGTCGAGTACCTCACCAAGCTGAGAAGAGAAAATGCGCAGACCCTGCTACACAATCCCGACTACACGGTCGACTACATAGCCGCTCAGTGCGGATTTAAGTCGGCCAGGCAGCTGCAGAGGATTTTGAAATAG